The Nostoc cf. commune SO-36 genomic sequence TACTTTATCCGTTGGCTTTTTAGGTCAAGCAGAGCTGACCCTTAACAAAAAAGCAGGATTATTTTTAGGTGGGGGCTTTGATTTATTAGGTATACAACTTTTGGGTATAGTCGCGATCGCAGTTTTCACTGTCGCCTTTAGCTTTTTGATGTTCGGTGGTCTAAAAGCACTAGGACACCTACGTGTCGATCCTCAAGGTGATTGCATAGGTATTGATGTTTACGAACACGGTGCGTCAGTATGGCCTGATGTTTATTCGATTAATCAATTTGATCAATTTATGCAAGAAGAAGACAAAAACCGCCCTAAAACTTCTGGAACTGACACCCTTGATAGCGAATAGAGCCAACAATGACGCTTTTAGCTGAAAAAAGCCATTTTACGGTAGCCATAATACATATTTCACTGATTCTTTGCCTCTTACTACCGGATTTTTTATTGACATTTCATTTTGGGAAATTTTCCTTTGGAAAATTATTTTTGAAAGATTAAAGATTAAGTGAAGAAGACTTGACTATTTTATAAATTAGATCATAAATTTCTTACGAAGAGCTACAAAAAACATTTACAGATGTGCAATAGTTTCTTAAACTCCTACTAAGGTTATTTGAATTTATGGTTTTTAAACAAGTGGTCTAAAGGAAAAATATCAAAAACGACAGGTTATAACTTTTGACGCTACTTTTCCCTCGTTCAAGGATAGTTTGGAGGATGACACTGAAATTTATGTACAAACAAAAATTGAAAACAAAAAAGAGGCATCTTTCTGCAAAAAATTCTCCGATAAACTCACAATTCAACTCCAAAGTCAAGCTATTTAATCTGATTAGGCGGCTCTCTCCCAGTTGGCAAGCTTGTTTACCTATAGCTTGTCTGATTGTGTTGGGTTGGGGTTATGCCGCAGTTGCCCAAACTCCAGCCGCAGGGCCAACGACAGCAGAACTAAAAGTTGCTCTTGACACCTTATGGGTTGCGATCGCAGCTTTTTTAGTGTTCTTCATGAACGCTGGTTTTTGTATGTTAGAAACAGGCTTCTGTCGCCAGAAAAACGCTGTCAATGTTCTTTCCAAAAACCTGATTGTATTTGCTCTGTCTACCATTGCCTTTTGGTCTATCGGTTTTGCCTTAATGTTCGGTGATGGCAACGACTTCATTGGATTAAATGGGTTTTTCTTAGGGGGAGCAGATAACAGTCCCGCCACAGGAGACGCTTATAAAGGTATCTTCGGTGCTATGAATTGGGCTGGTGTACCTTTAGCAGCCAAGTTTTTATTCCAGCTAGTGTTTGCTGGAACAGCAGCAACAATCGTTTCTGGCGCAGTAGCCGAACGAATTAAGTTTGCTGACTTCCTAATTTTCAGCCTCTTACTTGTAGGTATTGCCTATCCCATTACCGGACACTGGATTTGGGGTGGTGGTTGGCTAGCAGACAGAGGCTTTTGGGATTTTGCCGGTTCTACAGTGGTTCACTCTGTAGGTGGCTGGGCAGCTTTGATGGGAGCAGCATTT encodes the following:
- a CDS encoding ammonium transporter; this translates as MYKQKLKTKKRHLSAKNSPINSQFNSKVKLFNLIRRLSPSWQACLPIACLIVLGWGYAAVAQTPAAGPTTAELKVALDTLWVAIAAFLVFFMNAGFCMLETGFCRQKNAVNVLSKNLIVFALSTIAFWSIGFALMFGDGNDFIGLNGFFLGGADNSPATGDAYKGIFGAMNWAGVPLAAKFLFQLVFAGTAATIVSGAVAERIKFADFLIFSLLLVGIAYPITGHWIWGGGWLADRGFWDFAGSTVVHSVGGWAALMGAAFLGPRLGKYQDKQVVAMPGHNMSIATLGCLILWLGWFGFNPGSVMAADPGAISHIAVTTNMAAAAGGIGATITAWLYLGKPDLSMIINGILAGLVGITAPCAYVGIPASLVIGLIAGVLVVFSVTFFDKLGIDDPVGATSVHLVCGIWGTLAVGLWSVGPGVYSWYALGPEKGLFAGGGLGQFGVQFLGVATVGGFTVLLSSIFWLALKATLGIRVSKEEELEGLDIGEHGMEAYSGFLKEGDATGFSGEESSIGRY